The following nucleotide sequence is from Peptococcaceae bacterium 1198_IL3148.
GCAAGGGGTAAAACAAAAAATTATTCTACCACCACAAATTGGTCCTTGCCAACGCCACATACTGGACAAACCCAGTCATCGGGAATATCTTCAAAGGCAGTGCTAGGGGCAATGCCACCATCGGGGTCACCCTTTTCTGGGTCGTAGATATAGTCACAGACCTCACAACGATATTTTTTCATACCAATAACCTCCAACCTATTATTAATTATAATGTTATTATTCAGTGTTAATACTTTTGATATTACATGTAATAATTACCAATAATAACAGCATAACACATAGAAATCAATATTTCACACCATTTTTTTCTGTATCTAGGAGCATACTATTAACAATGATTATAGGAGGTGTTTTTATGCCACAACAACATATCCATTGTGCTGTTAACAACTGCCATTATTGGGCCCAGGGTAACAAATGCGTAGCTAATGAAATTATTGTGGTTAATGATGCTTTTGGCAACAAACAGCCGGACCGGGTAGATCACAACATGGCTCTACAACTGAGTCCCACACCCGCTCAAACCTGTATGGAAACCTGTTGTAAAACCTTTGTTCAAAAGGGATCTCCCAACATCACCGCCGATAAAGCTTACAAAATTCAATCATAGCTTAAAAGGGGCTGTAGCAAAGTTTTGCAACAGCCCCTTTAGTTTTTAATGAAGTAAAAATTTTTGCGTATGCACTTCTCCCAGTAC
It contains:
- a CDS encoding rubredoxin, whose protein sequence is MKKYRCEVCDYIYDPEKGDPDGGIAPSTAFEDIPDDWVCPVCGVGKDQFVVVE
- a CDS encoding DUF1540 domain-containing protein, producing MPQQHIHCAVNNCHYWAQGNKCVANEIIVVNDAFGNKQPDRVDHNMALQLSPTPAQTCMETCCKTFVQKGSPNITADKAYKIQS